AAAAACTAGTTTTATAAGTgaacaaatatttttgtaaaatattaaatataataaattaaagtaaatatacttttgttatttgaaattaacattttttttaattaaagatCAAAAAAATGGGAAAGGAAAAAACACATATTAATTTAGTCGTTATTGGCCATGTCGATAGTGGAAAATCAACTACTACAGgtcatattatttataaattaggAGGTATAGATAGAAGAACCAttgaaaaatttgaaaagGAATCAGCTGAAATGGGTAAAGGTAGTTTTAAATATGCATGGGTTTTAGATAAACTTAAGGCAGAAAGAGAAAGAGGTATTACTATAGATATTGCTTTATGGAAATTTGAAACTCCAAGATATTACTTCACAGTTATTGATGCACCAGGTCATAAAgattttatcaaaaatatgATTACTGGTACATCTCAAGCTGATGTTGCTTTATTAATTGTACCAGCAGAAGTTGGTGGATTTGAAGGTGCTTTTTCCAAGGAAGGTCAAACAAAAGAACATGCTTTATTAGCCTTTACATTA
The Plasmodium relictum strain SGS1 genome assembly, contig: PRELSG_00_v1_198, whole genome shotgun sequence genome window above contains:
- a CDS encoding elongation factor 1-alpha, putative; translation: MGKEKTHINLVVIGHVDSGKSTTTGHIIYKLGGIDRRTIEKFEKESAEMGKGSFKYAWVLDKLKAERERGITIDIALWKFETPRYYFTVIDAPGHKDFIKNMITGTSQADVALLIVPAEVGGFEGAFSKEGQTKEHALLAFTLGVKQIVVGVNKMDTVKYSEERYEEIKKEVRDYLKKVGYAADKVDFIPISG